Part of the Streptomyces sp. NBC_00457 genome, GCTGCCGTTGCGGGCGGCCTCGACGACCGGCGGGACGGGTGCGTCGATCGACGTGGAGTCCATCGGGTCGTGCCCGGCGATGACCTCGTGCAGCAGCGCGGCGTCCAGGACCGTGCGGGCGCAGGGCCCGCCCTGGTCGAGGGAGGACGAGAACGCGACCATGCCGTACCGCGAGACGGCCCCGTACGTCGGCTTCACACCGACGGTGCCGGTGACGGAGGCCGGCTGGCGGATGGAGCCGCCGGTGTCGGTGCCGATGGCGAGGGGGGCCATGTGCGCGGCCAGCGCGGCGGAAGAGCCACCACCCGATCCGCCGGGGATCCTGGTGAGGTCCCAGGGGTTGCCGGTGGGCCCGTAGGCGCTGTTCTCGGTGGAGGACCCCATGGCGAACTCGTCCATGTTGGTCTTGCCGAGGATGACGACGTCGGCGGCCTTCAGCCGCTTGGTGAGCGTCGCGTCGTACGGCGGGATCCAGCCCTCGAGGATCTTCGAGCCGACGGTCGTCGGGATGCCCTGGGTGGTGAAGATGTCCTTCAGCGCGAGGGGGACGCCGGCGAGGGGACCGAGCTTCTCGCCCTTCGCCCGCTTCTCGTCGACGGCGCGGGCCTGGGCCAGCGCGCCCTCGCGGTCGACGTGCAGGAAGGCGTGCACCTTCTCGTCGACGGCCTCGATACGGGCCAGGTGGGCCTCGGTGACCTGCACCGCGGTGAGCTCGCCGGAGGCGATCTTCGCGGCGGTCTCGGCGGCGGTGAGCTTGATGATGCTGTTGTCCGTCATGGTGGTCTTAGTCCTCCCCCAGGATCTGCGGCACCTTGAAACGCTGCTGCTCCTGGGCCGGGGCGCCGGAGAGCGCCTGCTCGGGGGTGAGCGACGGACGGACCTCGTCCGCCCGCATGACGTTCGTCAGCGGGAGCGGGTGCGAGGTCGGCGGTACGTCTTGGTCGGCGACCTCACTGACGCGTGCGACCGCGCCGATGATGTCGTCCAGCTGTCCCGCGAAGTGCTCGAGCTCTTCGGGCTTCAGCTCCAGACGCGCCAGCCGTGCGAGGTGGGCGACCTCCTCGCGCGTGATGCCAGGCATGCAGCGATCCTCTGGGGTGAGTGCGTGTGGTTTGGGGCCAATCCTATGGGGAGGGGGCCCATGACCGTGAAACGGTTACAACAGCGCCCCGACAGGGGCGCGGGGAACTGCGCGACCAGCCACGACGAACCCGCGGCCGCCAACGGCGAAGACGCACTCGGCGATGACGCGCTAGTCGGCCGCAGGCAACGCCGCGCGTGGCCGCTGCCACCCCCGAGATCCCCGCGCCCGCAGCCACGCCGTCGTCTCCTCCGCCGGCATCGCGGCCGCGACCAACCACCCCTGAACCGCGTCACAGCGCAGATCCCGCAACCGCTCCCACGTCTCGTCGTCCTCGACGCCCTCGGCGACCACGAGAAGGCCGAGGGAATGGGCGAGATCCACCGTGCACCGCACGATCTCCGCGTCCTCGGCATCGACGGCCAGCCGCGCGACGAAGGAACGGTCGATCTTCAGCTCGCTCACCGGCAGCCGCCGCAGATGCACCAGCGACGAGTACCCGGTGCCGAAGTCGTCCAGCGACATCTTCACGCCGTGCCCGGTCAGCCCGGCAAGCGTGTCGGCGGCCCGCTGCGGATCCTCCAGCAGCACGTGTTCCGTTATCTCGAGCTGGAGCGCCCCCGCGGGAACTCCGTGCCGGGCGAGCCGCGCGGCCACCGAACCCGCGAACCCGGGGGTGTGCACGTCGCGCGGGGACACGTTCACCGCGACCGGCACATACAGCCCCTGTGCCCGCCACCGCGCGACCTGCGCGAGCGCCGTGTCGAGCACGTACTCCGTCAGATGCGGCATCAGCCCGGACGACTCGGCGATCGCTATGAACTCGTCCGGCGGCACCCTCCCGCGCTCCGGGTGCACCCAGCGGACCAGCGCCTCGAGACCGGCGACCTGTCCGTCGAAGCGGACCTTGGGCTGGTAGTGCAGCTCCACCTCGTGCGCGTCGAGCGCGCGCCGCAGATCGCCCAGCAGGCCGAGGCGGTCCGGGGTGTTGGAGTCCCGCTTGGACTCGTAGACCTCCACACCCGTACGGTCCCGCTTCGCCTGGTACATCGCCACGTCCGCCCGGCGCAGCAGACCCTCCGCGTCGAGGGCGTGGTCGGGGAAGACGGCGACTCCGGCGCTGGCCTCCAGGACGAGGGTGAGGCCGTCGAGGTCGAGCGGTGAGCTGAGCGCGGCGACCAGGGCCCGGGCCATCCGGGTCGCGGACGTGGTGGAGTCGGCGACCGGCAGTAAGACGGCGAACTCGTCCCCGCCCAGCCGCGCGGCCTCCGCCCCGCGCGGCAGCGCCACCCGCAGCCGGTCGGCTATCTGCAGCAGCAGCCGGTCACCGGCGAGATGACCGAGCGTGTCATTGACCGACCGGAAGCGGTCGAGGTCAATCAGCATCAGAGCGGACCGTGCGCCGATGCGCTCGGCGTCGTCCAGCGCGGTCCAGATGCGCTCGAGCAGCCACTGCCGGTTGGGCAGCCCGGTGAGCGGGTCGCGCAGCTGCTCCTCGGCGCGGGCCCGGGCTATCCACAGGGTGAAGTCCAGGGCGATGAGCGGGATCGAGAACAGCGGCAGCAGCACCGGCTTGGCCACGGCCACGACACACACCAGCGGTGCGATGCCGAGCAGCGCGACCGTGACCAGGCCCTGTCTGACCAGGGCGGTGCGGGCGACCGTGGGCAGGCCGCCGGTGCGCGGGGCGTGCAGATACCAGAGCAGGGTGCGGGTGACCGCGAGGTAGGCGACCGCGACGAGGATGACTTCGGGGGCGGTGTAGAAGGTCCAGGTGTCGGGGTTCCAGGGGGCCTCGACGGACGGCACCCGGCCGAACGCGGCCAGGACCAGGGCGCCGGCGCCGATGCCGAGGATGTCCACCGCGCCGTGCAGCAGGCCCTGCCGCCAGCGGTTGCGGCGGGCCACGCCGACCAGGACGACGACGGTGAGGCTGACCATTCCGGCGGGCACCCAGCCGTACAGCATCAGGACGGCGAGGGTGAGGGCGGCGCCGGAGCCGGTGCCGCCCCACCAGCGGGCGCGGCCGAGGGCGACCAGGTGGCCGACGATGATGCCGGTCAGCACGGCGAGCGACCAGCCGACGGCGCCGGACGGGAAGAGGGCGTGGTCCAGGGTGAACGCGCGGAAGAAGCCGCCGCCCAGGACGAATCCGGCCGCCGCCATGACCGCGGCGGGCAGTGCGGGCCAGGAGGTGTGCCGTTCCGCGTCGGTGCCCGGCAGTGCGCTGTGCGACCGGTCGGCGGTGAGCTGTGCGGTGTTCTGCGCGTCGGCCGCGGGACGCTGCCCGGCGGTGCGCTCCCCCGTGCCCGGACGCTCCCCGGACCGCCCGCCCCATGGGCTCGCCTGCCATGCGTCGGTGACCCGGCGCAGGCGCAGCCGCGAGTATGGGGCGGCGCTCTCGGTCGGTTCCATTCCCGTCCCTCTCACAGCCGGCGGTGCCCACGCCACGCGGCCCGGTGCCGGACATCCCTCAGCGGCGCCGCGTCAGAAAACCCTTCCCCTCGCCCGTCAAGGCCCTCTCTGAGCAAGGGGATGCCCCAACCGCAGCTGGGCACGGCAGGCGCACCCCTCAACAGTAGGCCGCAGAAGGCTTCCACGGGCAGCGGTCGTCGACGGTTGCCCGATTGCGCCCCGGCCACCCGTATGCATCTGGTATGCGCCGATCGGGTGGCCTTCAACCGCTACTCCTCTGCCGGGAGGGCGACTTCGGCGGCTGCGTCCGGGCCTTGTTCCAGCAGGACGTTGAATCCGTCCTCGTTCAGAACCGGCACCTTCAGCTGCATCGCCTTGTCGTACTTCGAACCAGGATTGTCACCCACAACGACGAAAGACGTCTTCTTCGAAACAGAACCGGTCACTTTGGCTCCCCGGACCTGAAGCGCTTCCTTGGCTCCGTCCCGTGTGAAGTGTTCGAGCGTTCCGGTGACGACGAGGGTGAGTCCTTCCAGCGGACGCGGGCCCTCGTCCTCACCGGCGCCCTCTTCCTCCATACGGACACCTGCCGCCCTCCACTTACGGATGATCTCTTGGTGCCACTCCTCGGCGAACCATTCCTTGAGCGAGGCGGCGATGATCGAGCCGACGCCGTCGGTGTTCGCCAGCTCCTCCTCCGTGGCCTGCTCGATGCGGTCGATCGAGCGGAAGTTGCGGGACAGCGCCTCGGCGGCGACCGGGCCGACATGACGGATCGACAGGCCGGTGAGGATACGGGCGAGCGGGCGCTGCTTGGCCGCGGCGATGTTCTCCAGCATCGCGGTCGCGTTCTTCTTCGGCTCGCCCTGCTGGTTGGCGAAGACCGTGGCGATCTTCTCCTCGCCGGTCTTCGGATCGCGCTTGGGCAGGCCGCTGTCCTGGTCGAGGACGTACGCCTTGATGGGCAGCAGCTGCTCGATGGTGAGGTCGAACAGGTCGCCCTCGTCGGCGAGCGGTGGCTCCGCGGGCTCCAGCGGCTTGGTGAGCGCGGCGGCGGCTACGT contains:
- a CDS encoding putative bifunctional diguanylate cyclase/phosphodiesterase, translating into MEPTESAAPYSRLRLRRVTDAWQASPWGGRSGERPGTGERTAGQRPAADAQNTAQLTADRSHSALPGTDAERHTSWPALPAAVMAAAGFVLGGGFFRAFTLDHALFPSGAVGWSLAVLTGIIVGHLVALGRARWWGGTGSGAALTLAVLMLYGWVPAGMVSLTVVVLVGVARRNRWRQGLLHGAVDILGIGAGALVLAAFGRVPSVEAPWNPDTWTFYTAPEVILVAVAYLAVTRTLLWYLHAPRTGGLPTVARTALVRQGLVTVALLGIAPLVCVVAVAKPVLLPLFSIPLIALDFTLWIARARAEEQLRDPLTGLPNRQWLLERIWTALDDAERIGARSALMLIDLDRFRSVNDTLGHLAGDRLLLQIADRLRVALPRGAEAARLGGDEFAVLLPVADSTTSATRMARALVAALSSPLDLDGLTLVLEASAGVAVFPDHALDAEGLLRRADVAMYQAKRDRTGVEVYESKRDSNTPDRLGLLGDLRRALDAHEVELHYQPKVRFDGQVAGLEALVRWVHPERGRVPPDEFIAIAESSGLMPHLTEYVLDTALAQVARWRAQGLYVPVAVNVSPRDVHTPGFAGSVAARLARHGVPAGALQLEITEHVLLEDPQRAADTLAGLTGHGVKMSLDDFGTGYSSLVHLRRLPVSELKIDRSFVARLAVDAEDAEIVRCTVDLAHSLGLLVVAEGVEDDETWERLRDLRCDAVQGWLVAAAMPAEETTAWLRARGSRGWQRPRAALPAAD
- the gatA gene encoding Asp-tRNA(Asn)/Glu-tRNA(Gln) amidotransferase subunit GatA → MTDNSIIKLTAAETAAKIASGELTAVQVTEAHLARIEAVDEKVHAFLHVDREGALAQARAVDEKRAKGEKLGPLAGVPLALKDIFTTQGIPTTVGSKILEGWIPPYDATLTKRLKAADVVILGKTNMDEFAMGSSTENSAYGPTGNPWDLTRIPGGSGGGSSAALAAHMAPLAIGTDTGGSIRQPASVTGTVGVKPTYGAVSRYGMVAFSSSLDQGGPCARTVLDAALLHEVIAGHDPMDSTSIDAPVPPVVEAARNGSVEGMRVGVVKQFRGEGYQTGVIQRFDESVALLKELGAEIVELDCPSFDLALSAYYLIAPSECSSNLARFDGLRYGLRTGDDGTHSAEEVTSLTREAGFGPEVKRRIMLGTYALSSGYYDAYYGSAQKVRTLITRDFEKAFEQVDVIVSPTTPTTAFPIGERADDPMAMYLADLCTIPTNLAGNAAMSLPCGLAPEDNLPVGLQIIAPALKDDRLYKVGAAVEAAFVEKWGHPLLEEAPSL
- the gatC gene encoding Asp-tRNA(Asn)/Glu-tRNA(Gln) amidotransferase subunit GatC; the encoded protein is MPGITREEVAHLARLARLELKPEELEHFAGQLDDIIGAVARVSEVADQDVPPTSHPLPLTNVMRADEVRPSLTPEQALSGAPAQEQQRFKVPQILGED